A window of Trichoderma atroviride chromosome 3, complete sequence contains these coding sequences:
- a CDS encoding uncharacterized protein (EggNog:ENOG41): MAPAQKTFLITGAGRGIGRGLSRILLQTGHRVFLLDSNKTELDHTAGLLAQSHQRGKDFDTALCDLRQPRQIFAAVQQADKLFASRLDCLVNNAAYTGGVGGTSLAEMTLDEWNRSIETNLTAPMLMTQACLGMLRAARGCVVHVSSTRAVMSEPNNEAYSTTKAGLLGMAQSMAVSLARDGVRVSSVLPGWIHVGDECKDADDKGTRWEDGLGEADMRWQLTGRVGKVEDVTRAVVYLVESEGVTGG, encoded by the coding sequence ATGGCGCCGGCTCAAAAGACGTTCCTCATCACCGGAGCCGGGCGGGGCATCGGCCGGGGCCTGTCCCGGATTCTCCTCCAAACCGGTCACCGCGTGTTTCTGCTGGACAGCAACAAGACCGAGCTGGACCACACCGCCGGGCTACTAGCACAATCACACCAGCGCGGAAAGGATTTCGACACGGCGCTGTGCGACCTCCGCCAGCCGCGGCAGATCTTTGCGGCGGTGCAGCAGGCCGACAAGCTGTTTGCGAGCAGGCTGGACTGCCTGGTCAACAACGCGGCGTACACGGGCGGCGTGGGCGGCACGAGCCTGGCGGAGATGACGCTGGACGAATGGAACCGGAGCATCGAGACGAACCTCACGGCGCCGATGCTCATGACGCAGGCGTGTCTGGGGATGCTGCGCGCGGCAAGGGGCTGCGTGGTGCACGTTTCGTCGACGCGGGCCGTCATGAGCGAGCCGAACAATGAGGCCTACTCGACGACGAAAGCCGGGTTGCTGGGCATGGCGCAGAGCATGGCGGTGTCGCTGGCGAGGGACGGCGTGCGCGTGAGCAGCGTGCTGCCGGGCTGGATTCACGTTGGGGACGAGTGTAAGGATGCGGACGACAAGGGAACAAGGTGGGAGGATGGGCTGGGCGAGGCGGATATGCGGTGGCAGCTGACGGGGAGGGTTGGCAAGGTGGAGGATGTTACGAGGGCGGTGGTTTACTTGGTGGAGAGCGAGGGCGTGACGGGGGGTTGA
- a CDS encoding uncharacterized protein (EggNog:ENOG41): protein MPDADEKKKQKLAAVKKRAEQLKKKKMEAAAGSKPEPKEEVEAPAPEAVEDTADQPPPSQDADDTAVEEGKAEDKAESEPEDQQEDGQDDKAEDRPEEKASESSPSETPSLAQQSKLRSTSFRAGSLASPGPMSPGPFSPEGDTAPDIYRKHVARIEELEKENKRVTKEAADSEKRWKKAEEELADLRESDGKDGKDSQTEKLKEEIASLQRQNSQLQQQVSRNIGHGHRQSVSITASPPSLQAELNAKSATIESMEIEISKLKARVERQESGASSEKEQITALEDKVARAEAAAGKAQRELQDLKKNLERTTEKAVREGSERISAETKVKTLEHDLDEVQKAKEELEKKTEALEKKVATLTTLHKEQDARSQALRKDKEKAESEAQELRSKVENLESENVKLRSRKSAEGGGGLDDEGVDELEDEGRLKLEKKIRSLEAENHELRSGAWIERRREMEATSPGFDDVDLSGNNHPPAHKKGSTGGIGDFIAHGLNALAGGGDDELLADDDMEFDEEAFRKAHEEEAKRRIERIKEIKRSLKHWEGWRLDIVDVRRGGGQGIGDIFDI, encoded by the exons ATGCCAGACGcagacgaaaaaaagaagcagaagcttgCTGCCGTGAAGAAGCGC GCCGAGcaattgaagaagaagaagatggaggcggctGCCGGCTCAAAGCCAGAGCCCAAAGAGGAAGTAGAAGCGCCTGCGCCCGAAGCCGTCGAAGACACCGCAGACCAACCCCCGCCGAGCCAGGATGCAGACGACACGGCTGTCGAAGAAGGCAAGGCTGAGGACAAGGCTGAGAGCGAGCCTGAAGACCAGCAAGAAGACGGACAAGACGACAAAGCAGAAGACAGGCCAGAGGAAAAGGCCAGCGAGTCGTCACCGTCCGAAACACCATCGCTAGCACAGCAATCGAAGCTCAGATCAACTTCTTTCCGCGCCGGCTCGCTTGCAAGCCCGGGGCCAATGTCGCCTGGGCCCTTTAGTCCCGAAGGCGACACGGCACCCGACATCTACAGAAAGCACGTCGCAAGGATAGAAGAGCtagaaaaagagaacaagcGTGTCACCAAGGAAGCTGCTGACtcagagaagagatggaagaaggcGGAGGAAGAGCTGGCTGATCTACGTGAGTctgatggcaaagacggcAAGGACAGCCAAACAGAGAAGTTG aaggaggagattgcGTCTCTACAGCGCCAAAActctcagctgcagcagcaagtatCACGAAATATAGGCCATGGTCATCGTCAGTCAGTGTCAATAAcagcatcgccgccgtcattACAAGCCGAATTGAATGCCAAATCAGCCACGATTGAGTCTATGGAGATTGAGATTTCAAAGCTGAAAGCCCGCGTTGAACGCCAGGAGAGCGGTGCATCCTCGGAAAAGGAACAAATCACTGCCCTCGAGGACAAGGTTGCTCGGGCCGAAGCTGCGGCGGGCAAAGCCCAGCGCGAATTGCAAGATTTGAAAAAGAATCTAGAGCGCACGACAGAAAAGGCCGTTCGCGAAGGCAGCGAACGAATCAGCGCAGAGACCAAGGTGAAGACTCTGGAGCACGACCTGGACGAGGTTCAgaaggccaaagaagagctagagaagaagacggaagCACTCGAAAAGAAGGTTGCAACATTGACGACGCTGCACAAAGAGCAAGACGCTCGGTCACAAGCGCTAAGGAAAGACAAGGAGAAGGCAGAAAGCGAGGCCCAGGAGCTACGATCCAAGGTAGAGAATCTAGAAAGTGAAAACGTCAAGCTTCGAAGTCGCAAATCCGCAGAGGGAGGAGGTGGTCTTGACGACGAGGGCGTTGACGAGCTCGAAGACGAAGGAAGACTtaagctggagaagaagattcgcAGCCTCGAGGCAGAGAATCATGAGCTTCGCAGCGGTGCCTGGATTGAGAGACGGCGCGAAATGGAAGCCACTAGTCCCGGATTCGACGACGTTGACCTGTCAGGTAACAACCACCCTCCTGCGCACAAGAAGGGGTCGACTGGCGGTATTGGTGATTTCATTGCGCATGGACTGAATGCGCTGGCTGGAGGTGGAGATGACGAGCTGTTGGCGGATGACGACATGGAATTTGACGAGGAGGCCTTTAGAAAGGCgcacgaggaggaggcgaagAGGCGGATTGAGAGGATCAAGGAGATTAAACGGTCGTTGAAGCACTGGGAGGGATGGAGGCTGGATATTGTGGATGTGCGCAGAGGCGGGGGGCAGGGGATTGGAGATATATTTGATATTTGA